The following proteins are co-located in the Pseudomonas fluorescens genome:
- the benB gene encoding benzoate 1,2-dioxygenase small subunit: protein MSLARDHLLDFLYREARLLDDRQWDDWLACYSPKAEFWMPAWDDHDTLTEDPQREISLIYYPNRDGLEDRIFRIKTERSSASTPEPRTVHMLCNLEVLAADGAQVDLRFNWHTLSHRYKTTDSYFGTSFYRLDIGAEQPLITRKKVVLKNDYIHQVIDIYHI, encoded by the coding sequence ATGAGCCTTGCCCGTGACCACCTGCTGGATTTTCTCTACCGTGAAGCGCGCCTGCTCGACGACCGCCAATGGGATGACTGGCTGGCCTGCTATTCGCCCAAGGCCGAGTTCTGGATGCCCGCCTGGGACGATCACGACACCCTCACCGAAGACCCGCAGCGCGAAATCTCGCTGATCTACTACCCCAACCGTGACGGCCTGGAAGACCGCATCTTCCGCATCAAGACCGAGCGCTCCAGCGCCAGCACGCCCGAGCCGCGCACTGTGCACATGCTGTGCAACCTCGAAGTGCTGGCCGCCGACGGCGCGCAGGTGGACCTGCGTTTCAACTGGCACACCCTCAGCCATCGCTACAAAACCACCGACAGTTATTTCGGTACCTCCTTCTATCGCCTCGACATCGGTGCCGAACAGCCGCTGATCACGCGCAAGAAGGTGGTGCTGAAAAACGACTACATCCACCAGGTCATCGACATCTACCACATCTGA
- the benC gene encoding benzoate 1,2-dioxygenase electron transfer component BenC codes for MTYAIALNFEDGVTRFIDCKVGEKVLDAAFRQRINLPMDCSDGVCGTCKCRCETGTYDLGDDYIDDALSADEAQARQVLTCQMVPQSDCVIAVPVPSSACKTGTTHFAATLAGITRHADAALEVSFALDQAPVFLPGQYVNISVPDSGQTRAYSFSSRPGDTRASFLIKHVPGGLMSSWLERARPGDSVAITGPLGSFYLREVARPLLLLAGGTGLAPFLSMLEVLAQRQETRPIRLIYGVTRDQDLVMVEALQAITARLPDFNLVTCVADPHTTHPRQGYVTQHMADEALNGGDVDVYLCGPPPMVDAVREHFKQQGVTPASFHYEKFTANAVATCDAA; via the coding sequence ATGACGTATGCCATTGCCCTGAACTTCGAGGATGGGGTGACCCGCTTCATCGACTGCAAGGTGGGGGAAAAGGTGCTCGATGCCGCCTTCCGCCAACGCATCAACCTGCCCATGGACTGCTCGGACGGTGTCTGCGGCACCTGCAAATGCCGCTGTGAAACCGGCACCTACGACTTGGGCGACGACTATATCGACGATGCCCTGAGCGCCGACGAAGCGCAGGCGCGCCAGGTACTGACCTGCCAGATGGTGCCGCAGTCCGACTGCGTGATCGCCGTGCCGGTGCCGTCCAGCGCCTGCAAGACTGGCACCACGCACTTTGCCGCGACGCTGGCCGGCATCACCCGACATGCCGATGCCGCGCTGGAGGTGAGTTTCGCGCTGGACCAGGCGCCGGTATTCCTGCCCGGCCAGTACGTGAATATCAGCGTGCCCGACAGTGGGCAGACACGCGCTTACTCCTTCAGCAGTCGCCCGGGCGACACGCGCGCCAGCTTCCTGATCAAACACGTGCCCGGCGGGTTGATGAGCAGTTGGCTCGAGCGCGCCCGGCCGGGCGACAGCGTGGCGATCACTGGCCCACTGGGCAGTTTCTACCTGCGTGAGGTGGCGCGGCCGCTGCTGTTACTGGCCGGTGGTACCGGCCTAGCGCCGTTCCTGTCGATGCTTGAAGTGCTCGCGCAGCGCCAGGAGACCCGGCCGATCCGGTTGATCTATGGCGTAACGCGGGACCAGGACCTGGTGATGGTCGAGGCGTTGCAGGCGATTACCGCGCGTTTGCCCGACTTCAACCTGGTGACCTGCGTGGCGGATCCGCACACCACTCACCCGCGCCAGGGCTATGTGACCCAGCACATGGCCGACGAAGCCCTTAATGGCGGCGATGTCGACGTGTACCTGTGCGGCCCGCCGCCGATGGTCGATGCGGTGCGCGAGCACTTCAAGCAGCAGGGCGTGACCCCGGCCAGCTTCCATTACGAGAAATTCACCGCTAACGCCGTCGCCACGTGCGATGCCGCCTGA
- a CDS encoding 1,6-dihydroxycyclohexa-2,4-diene-1-carboxylate dehydrogenase produces the protein MTQRFNNKVALVTGAAQGIGRRVAERLLEEGAWLVAVDRSELVHELPHERALLLTADLEHYSECARVMAAATARFGRIDVLVNNVGGTIWAKPFEHYAEAEIEAEVRRSLFPTLWCCHCVLPYMLEQGAGAIVNVSSVATRGVNRVPYGAAKGGVNALTACLALETAGSGIRVNATAPGGTEAPPRRIPRNSQPQSEQERVWYQQIVDQTLDSSPMKRYGSIDEQAGAILFLACDEASYITGVTLPVGGGDLG, from the coding sequence ATGACTCAACGGTTTAACAACAAGGTCGCGCTGGTCACCGGCGCTGCCCAAGGGATCGGCCGACGGGTCGCCGAGCGTTTGCTGGAGGAGGGCGCCTGGCTGGTCGCGGTGGATCGCTCCGAGCTGGTGCATGAATTGCCGCATGAGCGAGCGCTGCTGCTGACCGCCGACCTGGAACACTACAGCGAGTGCGCGCGGGTGATGGCCGCCGCCACGGCGCGTTTCGGGCGCATCGACGTGCTGGTCAATAACGTCGGCGGGACCATCTGGGCCAAGCCTTTCGAGCATTACGCCGAGGCTGAAATCGAGGCCGAAGTGCGCCGCTCGCTGTTCCCTACGTTGTGGTGCTGCCATTGCGTGCTGCCCTACATGCTGGAGCAGGGCGCAGGCGCCATCGTCAACGTGTCTTCCGTGGCGACGCGTGGCGTCAATCGCGTGCCGTATGGCGCGGCCAAGGGCGGCGTGAATGCCTTGACGGCCTGTCTGGCCCTGGAGACTGCCGGCAGCGGGATTCGCGTCAACGCCACCGCGCCCGGCGGCACCGAGGCGCCACCACGGCGCATTCCGCGCAACAGCCAGCCGCAGAGCGAGCAGGAGCGGGTGTGGTACCAGCAGATCGTCGACCAGACCCTCGACAGCAGCCCGATGAAACGCTACGGCAGCATCGACGAACAAGCTGGCGCGATTCTGTTCCTGGCGTGCGACGAGGCCTCCTATATCACCGGCGTGACCTTGCCGGTGGGCGGCGGCGACCTCGGCTAA
- a CDS encoding prolyl oligopeptidase family serine peptidase gives MSNLPTEPTTFHDPYQWLEEVDSARALDWVRAQNQKTDTRLAQSDSFKALQAELLAVLDSDSNIPFVEKIGTHYYNFWIDAAHPRGLWRRTTLEEYRKVQPAWETVLDIDALNTLEGENWVWHGANCLRPGHSQSTYQRCLIELSRGGADASVTREFDLVGKTWVEDGFQLPESKGGMGWIDQDSVYVFTDFGAASMTRSGYPRIVKQWQRGTPLSAATVVYEGQHDDMYIAAMHDSTPGYARDFVSRTLAFYNDELYLRADDGKLRKIDAPDSAEKSVHKDWLLLKLRDDWPVGDGYVAGSLLAIKFEQFMAGGRDFDVLFAPSDSTSLADMDWTRNHLVLNILDDVRNRLSVLTPSNEGWTRSAFIGAPPMATVDVSAVDSDDSDAVWLVTRDYLTPVTLSLAEIGAEPHALKAMPAFFDASRHVVQQHFAVSRDGTRVPYFLVHEQGLQYDGSAPTLLYGYGGFEYSLCPEYSGGLGRAWLAKGGVYAVANIRGGGEYGPRWHQAALKHNRARAYEDFAAVAQDLISRKVTAPRHLGVQGGSNGGLLVGNMLTQYPELLGAVVVQVPLLDMQRYHHLLAGASWMEEYGNPDVPEEWAYIQTFSPYHLFDPAQTYPPVLFTTSTRDDRVHPAHARKLAARMIEANQDVTYYENIEGGHGGAADNAQSAYMKALVYRFLWERLSVGGA, from the coding sequence ATGTCAAACCTCCCAACAGAACCCACCACCTTCCACGATCCGTACCAATGGCTTGAAGAGGTCGACAGTGCCAGGGCGCTGGACTGGGTACGGGCGCAAAACCAGAAGACCGATACACGCCTCGCGCAATCGGACAGCTTCAAGGCGCTGCAAGCCGAGCTTCTGGCGGTGCTCGATAGCGACAGCAATATCCCTTTCGTGGAAAAAATCGGCACGCACTATTACAACTTCTGGATTGACGCCGCCCACCCACGTGGACTGTGGCGTCGCACCACGCTGGAGGAGTACCGCAAGGTCCAACCCGCCTGGGAAACTGTGCTGGACATCGACGCGTTGAACACCCTTGAGGGCGAGAACTGGGTATGGCATGGCGCCAACTGCCTGCGACCGGGCCATTCGCAATCGACCTATCAGCGCTGCCTGATTGAACTGTCCCGTGGCGGGGCGGATGCCAGCGTCACGCGCGAATTTGATCTGGTCGGCAAAACCTGGGTTGAAGACGGCTTCCAACTGCCGGAATCCAAGGGCGGAATGGGCTGGATCGACCAGGACAGCGTGTATGTGTTCACTGATTTCGGTGCGGCCAGCATGACGCGCTCGGGCTACCCGCGCATCGTCAAACAGTGGCAGCGCGGAACGCCGTTGAGCGCGGCCACTGTTGTGTACGAAGGTCAGCACGACGATATGTATATTGCGGCGATGCACGACAGTACGCCGGGCTACGCGCGTGATTTTGTCAGCCGTACGCTGGCGTTCTACAACGATGAGCTATACCTGCGGGCCGACGACGGCAAACTGCGCAAAATCGACGCGCCTGACTCAGCCGAAAAGTCAGTGCACAAAGACTGGCTGCTGCTGAAATTACGGGACGACTGGCCAGTGGGTGACGGCTATGTCGCCGGCTCGTTATTGGCGATCAAGTTTGAACAGTTCATGGCCGGCGGGCGCGATTTCGACGTGTTGTTTGCGCCGTCTGACAGCACCTCGCTGGCGGACATGGACTGGACGCGCAATCACTTGGTGCTGAACATTCTGGATGACGTCAGGAATCGTCTCAGCGTGTTGACGCCCAGCAATGAAGGATGGACGCGCAGCGCATTTATCGGCGCGCCGCCGATGGCGACGGTGGACGTGAGTGCGGTCGACAGCGATGACAGTGACGCGGTCTGGCTGGTTACCCGGGACTACCTCACGCCGGTCACGCTTTCACTGGCTGAAATCGGCGCTGAACCGCATGCGCTGAAAGCCATGCCGGCGTTCTTCGATGCAAGTCGCCATGTTGTGCAGCAGCATTTTGCAGTGTCGAGGGATGGCACCCGTGTGCCGTATTTCCTGGTGCATGAGCAAGGGTTGCAGTACGACGGCAGTGCGCCAACCTTGCTGTATGGCTACGGCGGTTTCGAGTATTCGCTGTGCCCGGAATATTCCGGCGGGCTGGGCCGCGCCTGGCTTGCCAAAGGCGGGGTGTATGCCGTCGCCAACATTCGCGGCGGTGGCGAATACGGGCCGCGCTGGCACCAGGCCGCACTCAAGCACAATCGCGCGCGTGCCTACGAAGATTTTGCCGCAGTGGCGCAAGACCTGATCAGCCGAAAAGTCACCGCGCCCCGGCACTTGGGCGTGCAAGGTGGCAGCAATGGCGGCCTGTTGGTCGGCAACATGCTGACCCAGTACCCTGAACTGTTAGGCGCCGTAGTCGTGCAGGTGCCGTTGCTCGATATGCAGCGCTATCACCACTTACTGGCCGGGGCTTCGTGGATGGAAGAATACGGCAACCCGGACGTACCCGAAGAGTGGGCCTACATCCAGACGTTTTCGCCTTACCACCTGTTCGACCCGGCGCAGACCTACCCGCCAGTGTTGTTCACCACCTCGACCCGTGATGACCGCGTACACCCGGCCCACGCCCGCAAGTTGGCGGCCAGGATGATCGAGGCCAACCAGGACGTCACCTATTACGAGAACATCGAAGGCGGCCATGGGGGGGCGGCGGATAACGCGCAGAGTGCGTACATGAAAGCGTTGGTCTACCGCTTTTTGTGGGAGCGGTTGAGCGTCGGCGGGGCTTGA
- a CDS encoding LysR family transcriptional regulator → MNQLSAMRAFRCIVEAKGFSAAAERLDTTHSTISRQLQQLEVALGVQLINRNTRRFSLTSPGEHYFAACVDILDRLDAAALAMAQGHQQPKGLLRVSVPLVVGTLDLPHWLPGFQKRYPDIELELCCDDQFVDLVAEGFDVAIRIASGLADTTLVARTLTVSKLVLVASPAYVNSHGLPRTAQELDGHRLLAFIGASSDWELCPPRGAPVKVTPTGQFNTNTLSALHAAALAGAGIACFTQATVRANFAQGQLVSILPNYSLGQRHYFALYPQSRYLAPNVRAFVDYMADFYAPQGQTVNAHG, encoded by the coding sequence ATGAACCAGTTATCTGCCATGCGCGCCTTTCGGTGCATCGTCGAGGCCAAGGGCTTCTCTGCGGCGGCAGAGCGGCTCGACACCACCCACTCGACGATTTCCCGGCAATTGCAGCAACTGGAAGTGGCGCTGGGCGTTCAGTTGATCAACCGCAACACCCGGCGTTTCAGCCTGACCAGCCCCGGTGAGCACTACTTCGCAGCGTGCGTCGATATTCTCGATCGCCTTGATGCGGCCGCCCTGGCCATGGCGCAGGGGCACCAGCAACCCAAAGGCCTGTTGCGGGTCAGCGTGCCGCTGGTGGTCGGCACGCTGGACTTGCCGCACTGGCTGCCGGGTTTCCAGAAGCGCTACCCCGATATCGAACTTGAGCTGTGCTGCGACGATCAGTTCGTCGACCTGGTCGCCGAAGGGTTCGACGTGGCTATCCGTATCGCCAGTGGACTGGCTGACACCACGCTGGTCGCACGCACCCTGACGGTTTCAAAGTTGGTCCTGGTGGCGTCGCCCGCCTATGTAAACAGCCACGGTTTGCCACGCACGGCCCAGGAACTCGACGGCCATCGCTTGCTGGCGTTTATCGGCGCCTCATCCGACTGGGAGCTGTGCCCGCCGCGTGGTGCGCCGGTCAAGGTCACGCCAACGGGGCAGTTCAACACCAATACCCTCAGCGCCTTGCACGCCGCTGCACTGGCCGGCGCCGGCATTGCGTGTTTTACCCAGGCCACCGTGCGCGCTAATTTTGCGCAAGGGCAACTCGTCTCCATTCTGCCCAACTATTCGCTGGGCCAACGGCATTACTTCGCGCTCTATCCGCAATCAAGGTATCTGGCGCCCAACGTCAGGGCGTTTGTCGATTACATGGCCGACTTCTACGCGCCGCAAGGGCAAACCGTGAACGCTCACGGGTAA
- a CDS encoding ABC transporter ATP-binding protein, producing MVLFNRLSAFSSQARRALKLVWGTSRPLFIGLLLATIIAGLLPALAAWIGQRIVDGVVHAMQIHAAGSQAPVWPVMQYVLAEAGVLALLAAAQRALSMQQSLLRVQLGVKVNLMILEKAQTLSLLQFEDAEFHDKLVRVRQGASTRPLSLVTKGLGLVQNLIALISFAVLLVHFSPWALVILVVGALPVFFAETHFSGNAFRLFHRRAPETRQQNYLESLLSHETHAKEVKLFGLAPLFLQRYRDNARRLYTEDRQLTVRRDAWGFALGLLGTAAFYVAYAWVVLDTVRGQTSLGQMTMYIVLFKQGQSAITASLSAIAGLYDDSLFLSDLYEYLLTPVVVPSGRLTQGARPGDGLRCEHVGFSYPGAERPALTDINLHLAPGQSLALVGENGSGKTSLIKLLTRLYTPHEGRILLDGSDLQDWDEQTLRQRIGVIFQDYIRYQMTVGENLGVGDVDALNDEARWRTAATQGVAAEFIERLSKAYGTPLGRWLGGQELSGGQWQKVALSRAYMRQEADLLILDEPTAALDAGAEAAVFEHFREHAKGRMTLLISHRFSSVRNADHIIVLDGGRILEEGSHHQLMAAGGRYAELFDVQARGYR from the coding sequence ATGGTGCTGTTCAATCGATTGAGCGCGTTTTCCAGCCAGGCGCGCAGGGCACTGAAGTTGGTGTGGGGGACGTCGCGTCCCTTATTTATAGGCTTGCTGTTGGCCACCATCATTGCCGGTCTGTTGCCTGCGCTGGCTGCCTGGATCGGCCAGCGTATTGTCGATGGCGTGGTGCACGCGATGCAGATTCATGCAGCCGGCAGCCAGGCGCCCGTGTGGCCAGTGATGCAGTACGTGCTGGCCGAGGCGGGCGTGTTGGCGCTGCTGGCCGCCGCCCAGCGTGCATTGTCAATGCAGCAATCGTTGCTGCGGGTGCAGTTGGGGGTGAAGGTCAACCTGATGATTCTGGAGAAAGCCCAGACCCTCTCACTCCTGCAATTTGAAGACGCCGAGTTTCACGACAAGCTGGTGCGCGTGCGCCAGGGCGCGTCGACACGGCCGCTGAGCCTGGTAACCAAGGGCCTGGGGTTGGTGCAGAACCTGATCGCGCTGATCAGCTTTGCCGTGCTGTTAGTGCACTTTTCGCCGTGGGCGCTGGTGATTCTGGTGGTCGGCGCCTTACCGGTGTTCTTCGCCGAGACGCATTTCTCGGGCAATGCATTTCGCCTGTTTCACCGGCGCGCGCCCGAGACCCGTCAGCAGAATTACCTGGAATCGCTGCTGTCCCACGAGACCCATGCCAAAGAGGTCAAGCTGTTCGGCCTGGCGCCGCTGTTCCTCCAGCGCTACCGCGATAACGCTCGGCGCTTGTACACCGAGGACCGCCAGTTGACGGTGCGTCGCGATGCCTGGGGCTTTGCCCTGGGCCTGCTGGGCACCGCGGCGTTTTATGTGGCTTACGCCTGGGTGGTGCTGGACACCGTGCGCGGCCAGACCAGCCTGGGACAGATGACCATGTACATCGTGCTGTTCAAGCAGGGGCAAAGCGCGATCACCGCCAGCCTCAGCGCAATTGCCGGCCTGTATGACGACAGTCTGTTTCTGTCGGACCTTTATGAGTACCTGCTAACCCCCGTGGTCGTGCCGAGTGGCCGGCTTACCCAGGGCGCGCGTCCCGGCGACGGTCTGCGCTGCGAGCACGTGGGGTTCAGTTACCCCGGCGCTGAGCGGCCGGCATTGACGGACATCAACCTGCACTTGGCGCCGGGGCAAAGCCTTGCCCTGGTGGGCGAGAATGGCTCGGGCAAAACCAGCCTGATCAAACTGCTCACGCGCCTGTATACCCCACACGAGGGGCGCATTCTGCTGGATGGCAGCGACTTGCAAGACTGGGATGAACAGACACTGCGCCAGCGCATTGGGGTGATTTTCCAGGATTACATCCGCTACCAGATGACCGTCGGCGAGAACCTTGGCGTGGGTGACGTCGATGCGCTGAACGACGAGGCGCGCTGGCGCACGGCCGCCACCCAGGGGGTGGCCGCCGAGTTCATCGAACGCCTGAGCAAGGCCTACGGCACACCGTTAGGGCGCTGGCTCGGCGGCCAGGAGTTGTCGGGTGGGCAATGGCAGAAAGTCGCCTTGTCACGCGCGTATATGCGCCAGGAGGCGGATCTGCTGATTCTTGACGAGCCGACGGCCGCGCTGGACGCCGGCGCCGAGGCGGCGGTGTTCGAGCACTTTCGCGAACACGCCAAGGGCCGCATGACGTTGTTGATTTCCCATCGATTCTCCAGCGTGCGCAATGCCGACCACATCATCGTGCTGGACGGCGGGCGAATCCTTGAGGAGGGCAGCCATCACCAGCTGATGGCGGCGGGTGGGCGCTATGCCGAGTTGTTCGATGTTCAGGCGCGGGGGTATCGCTAG
- a CDS encoding AraC family transcriptional regulator, which yields MTVLLSERSQIFRGADAYAVSDYVNQHVGSHCIRLPPKGRPRASISHRTFASLDLCRISYGAPVRVTSVALETIYHLQILLRGHCRSSSRGEDDVFGPGEILLINPDDPVDLTYSADCEKFIIKLPVRLLENACLEQHWSLPQVGIRFATARHALSEMGGFLPLLGLICHEAENAAEPHTQGLYERIVANKLLALLGSNVSRVIPQAAHGGGFEAVREFIQQHLGDDISVEQLMAVANVSERSLYSLFARQVGLSPREYVRRCKLERVHARLQLSSTRSVTEVALDHGFMHLGRFSEAYRKRFGELPSQTWKRHR from the coding sequence ATGACCGTGCTATTGAGTGAGCGCAGCCAGATTTTCCGGGGCGCCGATGCCTACGCGGTGTCGGACTACGTCAACCAGCACGTGGGCAGCCACTGCATTCGCCTGCCTCCCAAGGGCCGGCCCCGGGCGAGTATCAGCCATCGCACCTTCGCCAGCCTGGACCTGTGCCGCATCAGCTACGGCGCACCGGTACGGGTCACATCGGTGGCGCTGGAGACCATCTATCACCTGCAGATCCTGTTGCGCGGGCATTGCCGCTCCAGTTCGCGTGGCGAGGATGACGTGTTCGGGCCGGGGGAAATCCTGCTGATCAACCCGGACGATCCGGTCGACCTGACCTATTCCGCCGACTGCGAGAAATTCATCATCAAACTGCCGGTGCGCCTGCTGGAAAACGCCTGCCTGGAGCAGCACTGGAGCCTGCCGCAGGTGGGCATCCGCTTCGCGACGGCGCGCCACGCGCTCAGTGAAATGGGCGGCTTCCTGCCGTTGCTCGGGCTGATCTGCCATGAGGCGGAAAACGCTGCCGAGCCCCACACGCAGGGCCTGTACGAACGCATCGTGGCCAACAAGCTGCTGGCATTGCTGGGCAGTAATGTGTCGCGGGTGATCCCCCAGGCTGCCCATGGCGGTGGGTTTGAAGCGGTGCGCGAATTTATCCAGCAGCACCTGGGCGATGACATCAGCGTCGAGCAGTTGATGGCCGTGGCCAACGTCAGCGAACGTTCGCTGTACAGCCTGTTTGCGCGCCAGGTGGGGTTGTCGCCGCGCGAGTATGTACGCCGCTGCAAGCTCGAACGGGTGCACGCACGCTTGCAACTGAGCAGCACGCGCAGCGTGACCGAGGTGGCTTTGGATCATGGCTTCATGCACTTGGGGCGGTTTTCCGAGGCCTATCGCAAACGCTTCGGCGAACTGCCGTCGCAGACCTGGAAACGCCATCGTTAA
- a CDS encoding Rieske 2Fe-2S domain-containing protein produces MISTLDRLACQLRESVQEDPATGVFRCRRDIFTDPDLFALEMKHLFEGGWIYLAHESQVPQINDYFTTWIGRQPVVITRDKHAVLHGLVNACAHRGAMLCRRKQGNKGSFTCPFHGWTFSNAGKLLKVKDAKTGAYPDSFDCDGSHDLKRLARFENYRGFLFGSLSDAVPELCDYLGETRVIIDQMVDQAPLGLEVLRGSSSYVYDGNWKLQIENGADGYHVSSVHWNYSATMGRRNYEAEGTRTVDANGWSKSLGGVYAFDHGHILLWTRLLNPEVRPVHAHREALAERLGQARADFIVDQTRNLCLYPNVYLMDQFSTQIRVVRPLAVDKTEVTIYCMAPIGESAQERATRIRQYEDFFNVSGMGTPDDLEEFRACQTGYQGASTLWNDLSRGARQWVEGADDNALAMGMQPQLSGVKTEDEGLFVRQHAHWAQSLQRAIEREQQGLIASDREVQP; encoded by the coding sequence ATGATCAGTACACTCGACCGACTCGCCTGCCAATTGCGCGAGTCCGTACAGGAAGACCCCGCCACTGGGGTGTTCCGCTGCCGCCGCGACATCTTTACCGACCCCGACCTGTTTGCCCTGGAGATGAAACACCTCTTCGAAGGCGGCTGGATCTACCTGGCCCATGAAAGCCAGGTGCCGCAGATCAACGATTACTTCACCACCTGGATCGGCCGCCAGCCGGTGGTCATCACCCGTGACAAACACGCCGTGCTGCATGGCCTGGTCAACGCCTGCGCGCATCGCGGCGCCATGTTGTGCCGGCGTAAACAAGGCAACAAGGGCTCATTCACTTGCCCCTTCCATGGCTGGACGTTCAGCAACGCCGGCAAGCTGCTCAAGGTAAAGGACGCGAAGACCGGCGCCTACCCGGACAGCTTCGACTGCGACGGCTCCCATGACCTCAAGCGCCTGGCGCGCTTTGAAAACTACCGCGGTTTCCTGTTCGGCAGCCTCAGCGATGCGGTGCCCGAACTCTGCGATTATCTGGGCGAAACCCGCGTGATCATCGACCAGATGGTCGACCAGGCGCCTTTGGGCCTGGAGGTGCTGCGCGGCAGCTCATCCTATGTCTATGACGGCAACTGGAAGCTGCAAATCGAAAACGGCGCCGACGGTTACCACGTCAGCTCCGTGCACTGGAACTACTCGGCGACCATGGGTCGGCGCAACTACGAAGCCGAAGGCACGCGCACCGTCGACGCCAATGGCTGGTCGAAAAGCCTGGGCGGCGTCTACGCCTTCGACCACGGGCATATCCTGCTGTGGACGCGCCTGCTCAACCCCGAAGTGCGCCCGGTGCACGCTCACCGCGAGGCCTTGGCCGAACGCCTGGGCCAGGCGCGCGCCGACTTTATCGTCGACCAGACCCGCAACCTCTGCCTCTACCCCAATGTGTACCTGATGGACCAGTTCTCGACCCAGATCCGCGTGGTGCGCCCCCTCGCCGTGGATAAAACCGAAGTGACCATCTATTGCATGGCGCCCATCGGCGAAAGCGCCCAGGAGCGCGCCACGCGGATTCGCCAGTACGAAGACTTCTTCAACGTCAGCGGCATGGGCACCCCGGACGACCTTGAGGAATTCCGCGCCTGCCAGACCGGTTACCAGGGCGCGAGCACCCTGTGGAATGACTTGAGCCGTGGCGCCAGGCAGTGGGTCGAAGGCGCGGACGACAATGCCTTGGCCATGGGCATGCAACCGCAGCTCAGCGGGGTCAAGACCGAGGACGAGGGCTTGTTTGTGCGCCAGCATGCGCACTGGGCCCAAAGCCTGCAGCGTGCGATCGAGCGCGAGCAGCAAGGGCTGATTGCCAGCGACCGCGAGGTGCAGCCATGA
- a CDS encoding MFS transporter yields the protein MRSHDVHSIIDNAPFNRFHGLIVSLCALLLIFDGYDLFIYGVVLPSIMREWGLTPLQAGALGSYALFGMMFGALIFGTLADRFGRKKGIVFCFTLFSLATVVNGVASSPTEFGLCRFIAGLGCGGLMPNAAALINEYAPKKFRSTLMAFMFSGYSLGGTLAASVGIFMLPAYGWQSMFFVAVIPLLLLPLIVYGLPESIGFLIRQGRQDKARALLNRLSPGTRIEVDDALVIADSKGTGASVVELFRHGLAVRTAMIWVAFFCCLLMVYALSSWLPKLMAGAGYSLGSSLSFLIALNLGGMAGALLGGRLGDRLNLMKVVICFFAAAMVSISLLGINSPMPVLYLLIFVAGATTIGTQILLYAGAAQLYGLSIRATGLGWASGIGRNGAIVGPLLGGALMAIELPLQLNFMVFAIPGAIAALAMTVFALNERRTRIALPAAAAL from the coding sequence ATGCGTAGCCATGATGTCCATTCGATTATCGATAATGCCCCGTTCAACCGCTTCCACGGGTTGATTGTGAGCCTGTGTGCCTTGCTGTTGATCTTTGACGGCTACGACTTGTTTATCTACGGCGTAGTCCTGCCGTCAATCATGCGCGAGTGGGGGCTGACGCCGTTGCAGGCTGGCGCGCTGGGCAGCTATGCGCTGTTCGGCATGATGTTCGGTGCGCTGATTTTCGGCACCCTGGCGGACCGTTTCGGGCGCAAGAAAGGCATCGTGTTCTGTTTCACCCTGTTCAGTCTGGCCACCGTCGTCAATGGTGTTGCCAGCAGCCCAACCGAGTTCGGTCTCTGCCGTTTTATCGCCGGGCTCGGCTGCGGCGGGTTGATGCCCAACGCGGCGGCGCTGATCAACGAATACGCGCCGAAGAAATTCCGCAGCACCTTGATGGCCTTCATGTTCAGCGGCTACTCCCTGGGCGGCACGCTCGCCGCCAGCGTTGGGATTTTCATGCTGCCGGCCTATGGTTGGCAGTCGATGTTTTTTGTGGCGGTGATTCCGCTGCTGCTGTTGCCACTGATTGTGTACGGGCTGCCTGAATCCATCGGCTTCCTGATCCGCCAGGGCCGGCAAGACAAGGCTCGCGCGCTGCTTAATCGGTTGTCGCCAGGCACCAGGATCGAGGTCGACGATGCGCTGGTGATCGCCGACAGCAAAGGTACAGGCGCCTCGGTGGTGGAGCTGTTCCGGCATGGCCTGGCGGTGCGTACGGCGATGATCTGGGTCGCGTTTTTCTGCTGCCTGCTGATGGTCTACGCATTGAGTTCGTGGCTGCCCAAGCTGATGGCCGGTGCCGGTTACAGCCTGGGGTCGAGCCTGTCGTTCCTGATCGCGCTGAACCTGGGCGGCATGGCCGGGGCGCTGCTCGGCGGCCGGTTGGGCGACCGCCTGAACCTGATGAAAGTGGTGATCTGCTTCTTCGCCGCGGCCATGGTCTCGATCAGCCTGCTGGGCATCAATAGCCCGATGCCGGTCCTGTACCTGCTGATCTTCGTCGCGGGTGCCACCACCATTGGTACGCAGATCCTGCTGTACGCGGGGGCTGCGCAGCTCTATGGCTTGTCGATTCGCGCCACGGGCCTGGGCTGGGCGTCCGGCATCGGTCGCAATGGCGCGATTGTCGGCCCGCTGTTGGGCGGCGCGCTGATGGCGATCGAACTGCCTCTGCAACTGAATTTCATGGTCTTTGCGATCCCCGGCGCGATTGCGGCGCTGGCGATGACGGTATTTGCCCTGAATGAGCGGCGCACCCGTATTGCCTTGCCCGCCGCCGCGGCGCTGTGA